A section of the Alphaproteobacteria bacterium genome encodes:
- a CDS encoding ribonuclease III domain-containing protein: MSERRSGKLKALEEALGHDFERPELLEQALTHRSAVRARGKVSEGYERLEFLGDRVLGLLVAELLVNRFPREQEGELTRRHTALVRRDTLVRIARGIDLGAYLKLS, from the coding sequence GTGAGCGAACGCCGCTCGGGCAAGCTCAAGGCGCTCGAAGAAGCGCTCGGCCACGACTTCGAGCGACCCGAGCTGCTTGAGCAAGCGTTGACCCACCGCAGCGCGGTGCGCGCACGCGGAAAAGTCTCCGAAGGCTATGAGCGGCTTGAGTTCCTCGGGGATCGGGTGCTCGGCCTCCTGGTGGCCGAATTGCTTGTCAACCGCTTCCCGCGTGAGCAGGAGGGTGAGCTCACGCGCCGGCATACTGCACTCGTGCGCCGCGACACGCTGGTGCGCATCGCGCGCGGAATCGATCTCGGCGCCTATCTCAAGCTCTCGAA